The proteins below come from a single Tachypleus tridentatus isolate NWPU-2018 chromosome 13, ASM421037v1, whole genome shotgun sequence genomic window:
- the LOC143237793 gene encoding organic cation transporter 1-like, translating into MEFEDILSEVGDFGPYQKKLLLYFMAPTTFATAFYVMNVIFLVAVPNHWCHIPEFEETNLTIEEQKILSVPKVVRNGEEQYSRCTMYNLDYTAVLRNVTWFNGTTVLPKLHSHHPVQSCQNGWVYDRTLYQQTAATRWNLVCDYDSLSSLVLTLSNVGSVMGALIFGAIADKLGRRNAFFMNIIVAIVCGVLSVFAPNFSTFAILRMLVGGTLPSNFQLPYILTVEQVGSTVRSRLVCFSWILWTLGSCCLALVAFLSRSWVTLALVTSLPTALFLAYWKFLTFSPRFLIAHGRYDEAGEVLKHIAITNKKEVPSDLLVKVLKVGQTLMDHRREESTHSVLDIFRYPQLRKKLIIVTLIWTAISVTYFGLIINISNLGGNDFLNYFCLSVVELPAFFIGSYIMDKWGRRWASTGFILIAGFFCLLPVFLPANFKSPALAASLIGKFCSAAGFMVIYQQAAELYPTAVRSIGIAIGSTVSAIAIICMPYIVYLGSYNKYIPFLFIGGMCLVAGLLAPLVPETLNESLPQTIEDSEAFGLKQKMFYLARKRNNNEQAVTTQGGEESTR; encoded by the exons ATGGAATTCGAAGACATTCTGTCGGAGGTCGGTGATTTTGGTCCCTACCAAAAGAAACTCTTATTATATTTCATGGCCCCTACGACATTTGCAACTGCCTTTTACGTAATGAATGTCATATTCTTAGTCGCCGTTCCTAATCACTGGTGTCACATCCCGGAATTCGAAGAAACGAACCTGACCATCGAAGAACAGAAGATTTTAAGTGTTCCGAAAGTCGTGAGAAACGGAGAGGAACAGTACAGCAGATGTACAATGTACAACTTGGACTATACAGCCGTACTTCGTAACGTAACGTGGTTCAACGGAACAACCGTACTCCCCAAACTACATTCGCACCATCCCGTACAGTCCTGTCAGAATGGATGGGTGTATGACCGTACTCTCTACCAACAGACAGCTGCAACAAGG TGGAACTTGGTGTGTGATTACGACAGTTTATCGAGTTTGGTTCTAACTTTATCAAATGTCGGCTCTGTGATGGGTGCTCTAATATTTGGTGCAATCGCCGACAA ACTGGGCCGTCGAAATGCATTTTTTATGAATATCATTGTGGCCATTGTCTGTGGCGTACTATCTGTGTTTGCTCCAAACTTTTCAACTTTTGCCATTCTGCGCATGCTCGTAGGAGGAACTCTGCCTTCCAATTTTCAGCTTCCTTACATCCTAA CTGTTGAACAAGTGGGTTCTACTGTGAGATCTCGTTTAGTGTGCTTCTCTTGGATTCTCTGGACTCTGGGCTCGTGTTGTCTGGCGCTAGTGGCATTCTTGTCTCGCAGTTGGGTGACCCTAGCTCTAGTGACGTCATTGCCTACTGCGCTCTTCTTGGCTTACTGGAA GTTCCTGACCTTCTCTCCTCGTTTTCTGATTGCCCATGGAAGATATGATGAAGCAGGGGAGGTTTTGAAACACATAGCAATAACCAATAAGAAAGAGGTTCCCAGTGACTTACTAGTAAAAGTTTTG AAAGTTGGGCAGACGCTCATGGACCACAGACGCGAAGAAAGTACTCATTCCGTGTTAGACATATTTCGATATCCACAACTTCGGAAAAAATTAATAATCGTTACATTAATCTG gACAGCGATTTCGGTCACTTACTTCGGCCTGATAATCAACATATCAAACCTCGGTGGAAATGATTTCTTGAATTATTTCTGTCTGTCTGTCGTCGAACTTCCTGCATTCTTTATTGGTAGTTACATCATGGATAAATGGGGCAGACGATGGGCTAGCACTGGCTTTATTCTCATAGCAGGCTTCTTCTGTTTGCTCCCTGTTTTCCTGCCTGCTA atttcaaaAGCCCAGCCTTGGCAGCTTCCTTGATTGGAAAATTTTGTTCGGCTGCAGGGTTTATGGTAATATACCAACAGGCGGCTGAGCTTTACCCAACTGCCGTGAGATCTATTGGAATAGCAATTGGGTCTACAGTCTCTGCTATAGCTATCATTTGCATGCCTTACATAGTCTATTTA GgttcttacaataaatacataCCATTTCTCTTCATCGGTGGAATGTGTTTGGTAGCAGGACTATTAGCTCCCCTGGTGCCAGAAACGTTAAATGAAAGTTTGCCTCAAACAATTGAAGATTCCGAAGCGTTCGGattgaaacagaaaatgttttatttagccAG GAAGAGAAACAACAACGAACAAGCTGTGACGACTCAAGGTGGCGAAGAATCCACGAGATAA